One part of the Streptomyces lydicus genome encodes these proteins:
- the mraY gene encoding phospho-N-acetylmuramoyl-pentapeptide-transferase, whose protein sequence is MKQILFSGMIGLFLTLIGTPLLIKLLARKGYGQFIRDDGPRTHGSKKGTPTMGGISFILATIIAYVLTKVITSSDPTFSGVLVLFLMAGMGLVGFLDDYIKIVKQRSLGLRAKAKMAGQLIVGIAFAVLSLQFADLRGQTPASDRLSFTQDFGWQIGPVIFVIWALFMILAMSNGVNLTDGLDGLATGASVMVFGAYTFIGIWQHQESCANQITAGPGCYEVRDPLDLAVVASALMGACFGFLWWNTSPAKIFMGDTGSLALGGALAGLAICSRTELLLAILGGLFVLITMSVVIQVGSFRLTGKRVFRMAPLQHHFELKGWSEVLVVVRFWIIQGMCVIVGLGIFYGGWQAAK, encoded by the coding sequence ATGAAGCAGATCCTCTTCTCCGGAATGATCGGGCTCTTCCTGACCCTGATCGGCACCCCGCTGCTGATCAAACTGCTGGCGAGGAAGGGGTACGGGCAGTTCATCCGCGATGACGGCCCCCGTACCCACGGCAGCAAGAAGGGGACGCCCACCATGGGTGGCATCTCCTTCATCCTGGCGACGATCATCGCCTACGTGCTGACCAAGGTCATCACGAGCAGTGACCCCACCTTCTCGGGTGTGCTGGTGCTGTTCCTGATGGCGGGCATGGGCCTGGTCGGCTTCCTGGACGACTACATCAAGATCGTCAAGCAGCGTTCGCTGGGCCTGCGGGCCAAGGCGAAGATGGCCGGCCAGCTGATCGTCGGCATCGCCTTCGCGGTGCTCTCGCTGCAGTTCGCCGACCTGCGCGGACAGACCCCGGCCTCGGACCGGCTGTCCTTCACGCAGGACTTCGGCTGGCAGATCGGCCCGGTGATCTTCGTGATCTGGGCGCTGTTCATGATCCTGGCGATGTCCAACGGCGTGAACCTCACCGACGGCCTCGACGGCCTGGCCACCGGCGCCTCGGTGATGGTCTTCGGCGCGTACACCTTCATCGGCATCTGGCAGCACCAGGAGTCCTGCGCCAACCAGATCACCGCCGGACCGGGCTGTTACGAGGTGCGTGACCCGCTCGACCTCGCCGTGGTGGCCTCCGCCCTGATGGGCGCCTGCTTCGGCTTCCTGTGGTGGAACACCTCACCCGCCAAGATCTTCATGGGTGACACCGGCTCGCTGGCCCTGGGCGGCGCGCTGGCCGGCCTGGCCATCTGCTCCCGCACGGAGCTGCTGCTGGCCATCCTCGGCGGCCTGTTCGTCCTGATCACGATGTCCGTGGTCATCCAGGTCGGCTCGTTCCGCCTCACCGGCAAGCGGGTCTTCCGGATGGCGCCACTCCAGCACCACTTCGAACTCAAGGGGTGGTCCGAAGTCCTTGTGGTGGTCCGGTTCTGGATCATCCAGGGCATGTGCGTCATCGTCGGACTCGGCATCTTCTACGGCGGCTGGCAGGCAGCGAAGTGA
- the murD gene encoding UDP-N-acetylmuramoyl-L-alanine--D-glutamate ligase yields the protein MHITVAGLGVSGSSAARALAGLGAHVTVVDGGDGDKQRAAAAELAERAATGGPSDTGGEGRGAGITVRLGDGDTLPEGTDLVVTSPGWKPDSPLFTAAAAAGVDVVGDVEIAWRLRGPDAAAWLGVTGTNGKTTTVRMLASILEAEGLHTMAVGNIGTPIIDVVLGQGKDGARPYDVLAVELSSYQLHWAPSLRAHSAAVLNLAPDHLDWHGSMQAYAADKGRIYEGNTVACVYNVADKATEELVRAADVEEGCRAIGFTLGTPGPSQLGVVEGLLVDRAFVENRQKQAQELAEVSDIAPGSGTPAPHNIANALAAAALARAFGVRPAAVRDGLRAFHPDAHRIQHIADVDGVSYIDDSKATNTHAAEASLAAYEHIVWIAGGLAKGATFDELVQKSAARLRGVVLIGADRALIREALARHAPEVPVVDLDRTDTGAMSRAVREAARLAEPGDTVLLAPACASMDMFVNYNKRGDAFADAVRELTARDH from the coding sequence ATGCACATCACCGTCGCCGGCCTCGGCGTGAGCGGCAGCAGTGCCGCCCGCGCCCTGGCCGGCCTCGGCGCCCACGTCACGGTCGTCGACGGCGGCGACGGCGACAAGCAGCGGGCCGCCGCGGCCGAGCTGGCGGAACGGGCCGCGACGGGCGGCCCCTCCGACACCGGCGGCGAGGGGCGAGGGGCGGGAATCACCGTGCGCCTCGGCGACGGGGACACCCTGCCCGAGGGCACCGACCTCGTCGTCACCTCGCCCGGTTGGAAGCCCGACAGCCCGCTGTTCACCGCGGCCGCCGCGGCCGGCGTGGACGTGGTCGGCGACGTGGAGATCGCCTGGCGGCTGCGGGGGCCGGACGCCGCGGCCTGGCTCGGCGTGACCGGCACCAACGGCAAGACCACCACCGTGCGGATGCTGGCCTCCATCCTGGAGGCCGAGGGCCTGCACACCATGGCCGTCGGCAACATCGGCACCCCGATCATCGACGTCGTGCTCGGCCAGGGCAAGGACGGCGCACGCCCCTACGACGTGCTCGCCGTCGAGCTCTCCAGCTACCAGCTCCACTGGGCGCCGTCGCTGCGCGCGCACTCCGCCGCGGTCCTCAACCTCGCCCCCGACCACCTCGACTGGCACGGCTCCATGCAGGCGTACGCCGCCGACAAGGGCCGGATCTACGAGGGCAACACCGTCGCCTGCGTCTACAACGTGGCCGACAAGGCGACCGAGGAACTCGTCCGCGCGGCCGACGTCGAGGAGGGCTGCCGGGCCATCGGCTTCACCCTCGGCACCCCCGGCCCCTCCCAACTCGGCGTCGTCGAGGGCCTCCTCGTCGACCGGGCCTTCGTGGAGAACCGCCAGAAGCAGGCCCAGGAGCTGGCCGAGGTCTCCGACATCGCCCCCGGCTCCGGGACCCCCGCCCCGCACAACATCGCCAACGCCCTCGCGGCCGCGGCGCTGGCCCGCGCCTTCGGCGTCCGCCCCGCGGCGGTGCGCGACGGACTGCGTGCCTTCCACCCGGACGCCCACCGCATCCAGCACATCGCGGACGTCGACGGCGTCAGCTACATCGACGACTCCAAGGCCACCAACACCCACGCCGCCGAGGCGTCGTTGGCGGCGTACGAGCACATCGTGTGGATCGCCGGCGGCCTGGCGAAGGGCGCGACCTTCGACGAGCTGGTGCAGAAGTCGGCCGCGCGGCTGCGCGGCGTGGTGCTGATCGGCGCCGATCGGGCGCTGATTCGCGAAGCCCTGGCGCGACACGCCCCCGAGGTCCCGGTCGTCGACCTCGACCGGACCGACACTGGGGCGATGTCCCGGGCGGTGCGGGAAGCGGCCCGGCTGGCCGAGCCCGGCGACACCGTCCTGCTGGCTCCGGCCTGCGCCTCGATGGACATGTTCGTCAATTACAACAAGCGGGGCGACGCCTTCGCCGACGCGGTCCGTGAGCTGACCGCACGGGATCACTAG
- the ftsW gene encoding putative lipid II flippase FtsW, whose protein sequence is MTARPVRTGRAGGSASAPPRSSRRTSPVRPPRGGRPRGGPRGLHTRLRRAWDRPLTAYYLILGGSLLITVLGLVMVYSASQIKALQSGLAPSFFFRKQLLAAVLGGGLLLFAARMPVRVHRTLAYPLLAGSVFLMCLVQIPGIGVAVNGNQNWINLGGPFQMQPSEFAKLALVLWAADLLARKQDKRLLVQWKHLLVPLVPVAFLLLGLIMLGGDMGTAIILTAILFGLLWLAGAPTRLFVGVLGTATVIGALLIKTSANRMARLACIGATDPGPGDQCWQAVHGIYALASGGFFGSGLGASMEKWGELPEPHTDFIFAITGEELGLAGTLSVLALFAALGYAGIRVAGRTEDPFVRYAAGGVTTWITAQAVINIGAVLGLLPIAGVPLPLFSYGGSALLPTMFAIGLLIAFARDEPAARAALSARSARRPVSGRRPAGVRWKTMRRRVKKRPSGER, encoded by the coding sequence ATGACGGCCCGACCGGTGAGGACGGGGCGGGCGGGCGGAAGCGCGTCCGCCCCGCCGCGTTCGTCCCGCCGCACGTCCCCGGTGCGCCCGCCGCGCGGCGGCCGCCCGCGAGGCGGCCCCCGTGGGCTGCACACCCGGCTCAGACGGGCCTGGGACCGCCCGCTGACCGCCTACTACCTCATCCTCGGCGGCAGCCTGCTGATCACCGTCCTGGGCCTGGTGATGGTCTACTCGGCGTCCCAGATCAAGGCGCTGCAGTCCGGCCTCGCCCCGTCGTTCTTCTTCCGCAAACAGCTGCTCGCGGCCGTCCTCGGCGGCGGACTGCTGCTCTTCGCCGCCCGGATGCCCGTACGCGTGCACCGGACCCTCGCCTACCCGCTGCTGGCCGGCTCGGTGTTCCTGATGTGCCTGGTCCAGATCCCCGGCATAGGGGTCGCGGTCAACGGCAACCAGAACTGGATCAACCTCGGCGGCCCTTTCCAGATGCAACCGAGCGAGTTCGCCAAGCTCGCGCTCGTCCTGTGGGCCGCCGACCTGCTCGCCCGCAAACAGGACAAGCGGCTGCTGGTCCAGTGGAAGCACCTGCTGGTGCCGCTGGTTCCCGTCGCCTTCCTGCTGCTGGGGCTGATCATGCTCGGCGGCGACATGGGCACCGCGATCATTCTCACGGCGATCCTCTTCGGGCTGCTGTGGCTGGCCGGAGCGCCGACCCGGCTCTTCGTGGGGGTGCTCGGCACCGCTACGGTGATCGGCGCGCTGCTGATCAAGACCAGCGCCAACCGGATGGCCCGGCTGGCCTGCATCGGCGCGACCGATCCGGGCCCGGGCGATCAGTGCTGGCAGGCCGTGCACGGGATCTACGCCCTCGCCTCAGGCGGATTCTTCGGTTCCGGCCTCGGTGCGAGTATGGAAAAATGGGGTGAACTCCCTGAACCGCACACCGACTTCATCTTCGCCATCACCGGGGAGGAACTGGGACTGGCGGGGACGCTGTCGGTGCTCGCCCTCTTCGCGGCTCTAGGCTATGCGGGTATCCGCGTGGCCGGACGCACGGAGGACCCCTTCGTACGGTACGCCGCGGGAGGCGTGACCACCTGGATCACGGCCCAGGCCGTGATCAACATCGGTGCGGTGCTCGGCCTGTTGCCGATCGCCGGTGTCCCGCTCCCGCTGTTCTCCTACGGAGGCTCCGCCCTGCTGCCGACGATGTTCGCCATCGGACTCTTGATCGCCTTCGCGCGTGACGAGCCCGCTGCACGGGCGGCGCTGTCGGCCCGGTCGGCGCGGAGGCCGGTTTCCGGCAGGAGACCGGCCGGGGTGAGATGGAAGACGATGAGACGGCGCGTCAAGAAGCGGCCGTCCGGAGAGCGGTGA
- the murG gene encoding undecaprenyldiphospho-muramoylpentapeptide beta-N-acetylglucosaminyltransferase: MHVVLAGGGTAGHIEPALALADALRRQDPTVGITALGTEKGLETRLVPERGYELGLIPAVPLPRKPTPELITVPGRLRGTIKAAEQILERTKADCVVGFGGYVALPGYLAAKRLGVPIIVHEANARPGLANKIGSRYAKFVAVSTPDSKLRGARYVGIPLRRTIATLDRAAVRPEARAAFGLDPNLPTLLVSGGSQGARRLNEVIQATVPALQRAGIQVLHAVGPKNELPHVDNMPGMPPYVPVPYVDRMDLAYAAADMMLCRAGAMTVAELSAVGLPAAFVPLPIGNGEQRLNAQPLVNAGGGLLVDDAQLTPDWVQNTVLPVLADPHRLYEMSRAASEFGRRDADELLVGMVYEAIAQRNN, from the coding sequence GTGCATGTCGTACTCGCCGGTGGGGGGACCGCCGGCCACATCGAGCCCGCGCTCGCCCTCGCGGACGCACTGCGGAGGCAGGACCCCACGGTGGGGATCACGGCACTCGGTACGGAGAAGGGGCTGGAGACCCGGCTCGTCCCCGAGCGCGGTTACGAGCTGGGGCTCATCCCGGCCGTGCCGCTGCCACGCAAGCCCACCCCCGAACTGATCACCGTTCCCGGGCGGCTGCGCGGCACGATCAAGGCCGCCGAGCAGATCCTGGAGCGCACGAAGGCCGACTGCGTGGTCGGCTTCGGCGGCTACGTGGCGCTGCCCGGCTATCTGGCGGCCAAGCGGCTCGGGGTGCCGATCATCGTCCACGAGGCCAACGCCCGCCCCGGCCTGGCCAACAAGATCGGTTCGCGGTACGCCAAGTTCGTCGCCGTCAGCACCCCCGACAGCAAGCTGCGCGGTGCCCGCTACGTCGGCATCCCGCTGCGCCGCACCATCGCGACCCTCGACCGCGCCGCGGTCCGTCCCGAGGCGCGGGCCGCCTTCGGCCTCGACCCCAACCTGCCGACCCTGCTGGTGTCCGGCGGTTCGCAGGGCGCGCGCCGGCTGAACGAGGTCATCCAGGCGACCGTGCCGGCCCTTCAGCGGGCCGGCATCCAGGTGCTGCACGCGGTCGGCCCGAAGAACGAATTGCCGCATGTGGACAACATGCCCGGGATGCCGCCCTATGTCCCGGTACCGTACGTGGACCGGATGGATCTCGCGTACGCCGCGGCCGACATGATGCTCTGCCGCGCGGGCGCGATGACCGTCGCCGAGTTGTCCGCCGTCGGGCTCCCGGCCGCGTTCGTCCCGCTGCCCATCGGCAACGGCGAGCAGCGGCTCAACGCCCAGCCGCTGGTCAACGCCGGCGGGGGCCTGCTGGTCGACGACGCCCAGCTGACCCCGGACTGGGTGCAGAACACGGTGCTCCCGGTCCTGGCGGATCCGCACCGGCTGTACGAGATGTCCCGCGCGGCCTCCGAGTTCGGCCGCCGGGACGCCGACGAGTTGCTGGTCGGCATGGTGTACGAGGCGATCGCGCAGCGCAACAACTAG
- a CDS encoding cell division protein FtsQ/DivIB, producing the protein MAGPTTARRGEKKSPSGPPSAPEERGRRFRWARTPLRAPGRRGLIIITVCAVLLGAFGAWAFYASDWLRLERVKATGTGVLTPREVVDAADAPMNAPLISVDTDALAHRLRARLPRIKSVDVERSWPHTIGLKVTERTPELVMRAGGKFVEVDAEGVRFATVTAAPKGVPLLEMAVSHAPSPERFGVDRLRRAAVQVAQDLPPAVRKDVRKVRVRSYDSVTLELAGGRTVAWGSSEQGAEKAKVLAALLKAARDARHFDISVPSAPAVSGS; encoded by the coding sequence GTGGCCGGACCGACGACCGCCAGGCGCGGCGAGAAGAAGTCACCGTCCGGCCCGCCCTCCGCCCCGGAGGAGCGCGGGCGGAGATTCCGCTGGGCGCGCACTCCGCTCCGCGCGCCGGGCCGCCGCGGTCTGATCATCATCACGGTGTGCGCGGTACTGCTCGGCGCGTTCGGCGCCTGGGCGTTCTACGCCTCGGACTGGCTGCGGCTCGAACGCGTCAAGGCAACCGGCACCGGCGTTCTGACCCCGCGTGAGGTCGTGGACGCGGCCGACGCCCCGATGAACGCACCGCTCATTTCGGTGGATACGGACGCGCTGGCCCACCGTCTGCGCGCCCGGCTCCCGCGCATCAAGAGCGTCGACGTCGAGCGGTCCTGGCCGCACACCATCGGTCTGAAAGTGACCGAAAGGACGCCGGAACTCGTGATGCGAGCGGGCGGAAAGTTCGTCGAAGTGGACGCCGAGGGCGTCCGGTTCGCCACCGTCACGGCCGCCCCCAAGGGTGTTCCGCTTCTGGAAATGGCCGTTTCGCACGCCCCGAGTCCGGAACGGTTCGGAGTCGACCGTTTGCGGCGCGCGGCGGTCCAGGTCGCACAGGATCTGCCCCCGGCCGTACGCAAGGACGTCCGCAAGGTGCGCGTACGGTCTTATGACTCGGTCACCCTCGAACTGGCCGGTGGACGCACGGTCGCGTGGGGCAGCAGCGAACAGGGCGCCGAAAAGGCGAAGGTGCTGGCCGCGCTGCTGAAAGCGGCACGTGACGCGCGCCACTTTGACATCAGCGTCCCCAGCGCCCCTGCGGTATCGGGGAGTTGA
- the ftsZ gene encoding cell division protein FtsZ, whose protein sequence is MAAPQNYLAVIKVVGIGGGGVNAINRMIEVGLKGVEFIAINTDAQALLMSDADVKLDVGREMTRGLGAGANPDVGRKAAEDHREEIEEVLKGADMVFVTAGEGGGTGTGGAPVVANIARSLGALTIGVVTRPFTFEGRRRANQAEDGIAQLREEVDTLIVIPNDRLLSISDRQVSVLDAFKSADQVLLSGVQGITDLITTPGLINLDFADVKSVMSEAGSALMGIGSARGDDRAVAAAEMAISSPLLEASIDGARGVLLSISGGSDLGLFEINEAAQLVSEAAHPEANIIFGAVIDDALGDEVRVTVIAAGFDGGQPPARRDAQSALSAPKREEPAPAPSRPAAPPEPRTSSSFGGLGSVPARDEEPVTAEPSSSLGEVPAPSNTPQVPPARPSYSDSAAEELDVPDFLK, encoded by the coding sequence GTGGCAGCACCGCAGAACTACCTCGCAGTCATCAAGGTCGTCGGCATCGGCGGCGGTGGCGTGAACGCCATCAACCGGATGATCGAGGTCGGGCTCAAGGGCGTCGAGTTCATCGCGATCAACACCGATGCGCAGGCGCTGCTGATGAGCGACGCCGACGTCAAGCTCGACGTAGGCCGCGAAATGACCCGCGGCCTCGGCGCCGGCGCCAACCCGGATGTGGGTCGCAAGGCGGCCGAGGATCACCGTGAGGAGATCGAGGAGGTCCTCAAGGGGGCCGACATGGTCTTCGTGACCGCGGGCGAGGGCGGCGGCACCGGCACCGGCGGCGCACCCGTCGTCGCCAACATCGCGCGCTCGCTGGGCGCCCTGACGATCGGTGTGGTCACCCGGCCGTTCACCTTCGAGGGCCGCCGTCGCGCCAACCAGGCCGAGGACGGCATCGCGCAGCTACGCGAAGAGGTCGACACCCTCATCGTGATCCCCAACGACCGACTGCTGTCCATCTCGGACCGCCAGGTGAGCGTGCTCGACGCGTTCAAGTCCGCGGACCAGGTACTGCTGTCGGGTGTCCAGGGCATCACCGACCTGATCACCACCCCGGGTCTGATCAACCTCGACTTCGCCGACGTCAAGTCCGTGATGTCGGAGGCCGGCTCGGCCCTGATGGGCATCGGCTCGGCGCGCGGCGACGACCGCGCGGTGGCCGCCGCGGAGATGGCGATCTCCTCGCCGCTCCTGGAGGCGTCCATCGACGGCGCCCGCGGGGTGCTGCTGTCCATCTCCGGCGGCTCCGACCTCGGTCTCTTCGAGATCAACGAGGCGGCGCAGCTGGTCAGCGAGGCGGCGCACCCGGAAGCCAACATCATCTTCGGTGCGGTCATCGACGACGCGCTGGGCGACGAGGTCCGGGTCACGGTCATCGCCGCGGGCTTCGACGGCGGTCAGCCGCCGGCCCGCCGCGACGCGCAGTCGGCGCTGTCGGCCCCGAAGCGCGAGGAGCCGGCCCCGGCCCCGAGCCGTCCGGCCGCTCCGCCGGAGCCCCGGACGTCCTCGTCCTTCGGCGGCCTCGGCTCGGTGCCCGCACGCGACGAGGAGCCGGTGACCGCCGAGCCCTCCTCCTCGCTGGGTGAGGTGCCGGCGCCGTCGAACACCCCGCAGGTTCCCCCGGCCCGTCCGTCGTACTCCGACTCCGCGGCCGAGGAACTGGACGTTCCCGACTTCCTGAAGTGA
- the pgeF gene encoding peptidoglycan editing factor PgeF has product MIGQQHHESGAHFAFTDRWGGVSAAPYDQLNLGGAVGDDPEAVRTNRALAAAELGLDSAAVVWMNQVHGRDVAVVEGPWRDADVPCVDAVVTARRGLALAVLTADCTPVLLADPAAGIAGAAHAGRPGLVAGVVPAVVEAMVELGAEPARILARTGPAICGRCYEVPEAMRSDVAAVVPEAHATTGWGTPAVDVTAGVRAQLAAAGVAVREDSHICTRESADHFSYRRDRTTGRLASYVWLGEIPGRGPGEAEL; this is encoded by the coding sequence GTGATAGGGCAACAGCACCACGAGAGCGGCGCGCACTTCGCCTTCACCGACAGGTGGGGCGGGGTGAGCGCCGCTCCGTATGATCAGCTCAACCTGGGCGGCGCGGTCGGCGACGACCCGGAGGCCGTCCGTACCAACCGCGCGCTGGCGGCGGCCGAACTCGGCCTCGACTCGGCCGCGGTGGTCTGGATGAACCAGGTCCACGGCAGGGACGTCGCGGTGGTCGAAGGACCCTGGCGCGATGCCGACGTCCCGTGCGTGGACGCGGTGGTGACGGCGCGCCGGGGCCTCGCGCTCGCCGTACTCACCGCCGACTGCACCCCGGTCCTGCTGGCCGATCCGGCCGCCGGGATCGCGGGGGCCGCGCACGCCGGACGGCCCGGCCTGGTCGCCGGCGTGGTGCCGGCGGTCGTCGAGGCGATGGTCGAACTGGGCGCGGAGCCGGCCCGGATCCTCGCGCGTACCGGACCCGCGATCTGCGGCCGGTGCTACGAGGTGCCCGAGGCGATGCGCTCCGATGTCGCCGCGGTGGTGCCCGAGGCGCACGCGACGACCGGGTGGGGCACCCCGGCGGTGGACGTCACCGCGGGGGTGCGGGCCCAACTCGCCGCCGCGGGCGTCGCGGTGCGTGAGGATTCCCACATCTGTACGCGGGAGTCCGCGGACCACTTCTCTTATCGGCGCGACCGCACGACCGGGCGGCTCGCGAGCTATGTGTGGCTCGGGGAGATCCCCGGCCGCGGGCCGGGGGAGGCCGAGCTGTGA
- a CDS encoding YggS family pyridoxal phosphate-dependent enzyme, which translates to MTDDRRAELAANLERVENRISAACAKAGRPRDEVTLIVVTKTYPASDVRLLAELGVRQVAENRDQDAAPKAAECADLPLTWHFVGQLQTNKVRSVAGYAGIVQSVDRSRLVTALSKEAVRAERELGCLIQVALDAESGDAARVTGERGGVAPQGVPALADAIAEAQGLRLDGVMTVAPLAGPYAGRQLAAFERLMEISTDLRATHPAATMVSAGMSADLEEAVAAGATHVRVGTAVLGVRPRLG; encoded by the coding sequence GTGACGGACGACCGGAGAGCGGAACTGGCCGCCAATCTGGAGCGGGTGGAAAATCGTATCTCCGCCGCCTGCGCCAAGGCCGGGCGGCCGCGCGACGAGGTGACCCTGATCGTGGTCACCAAGACCTATCCCGCGAGCGATGTGCGGTTGCTCGCGGAACTGGGTGTGCGGCAGGTCGCGGAGAACCGCGATCAGGACGCGGCACCGAAGGCCGCCGAATGCGCTGATTTGCCCCTTACTTGGCACTTCGTTGGACAACTGCAGACCAACAAGGTGCGGTCTGTGGCCGGTTATGCCGGGATTGTTCAGTCGGTCGACCGGTCCAGGCTCGTCACCGCCCTCTCCAAGGAAGCGGTACGTGCGGAGCGCGAGCTGGGTTGCCTGATCCAGGTGGCACTTGACGCCGAGTCGGGGGACGCCGCCCGGGTCACCGGTGAGCGCGGCGGGGTGGCCCCGCAGGGGGTGCCGGCACTCGCGGACGCGATCGCGGAGGCCCAAGGGTTGCGCCTGGACGGGGTGATGACCGTCGCGCCCCTGGCCGGGCCGTATGCCGGCCGCCAACTGGCCGCATTCGAACGGCTCATGGAAATCTCAACCGACCTGCGCGCCACCCATCCTGCTGCCACCATGGTGTCCGCGGGCATGAGCGCGGACCTTGAGGAGGCCGTGGCGGCCGGGGCGACACATGTGCGCGTCGGCACTGCGGTACTCGGAGTCCGACCACGGCTCGGGTAA
- a CDS encoding cell division protein SepF: MAGAMRKMAVYLGLVEDDGYDGRGFDPDDEFEPELDPEPDRGRRQQHQVQPETRPERDEPVRAVTPPAQREPAPLTAESGRPARIAPVASITPDRPNLEKNAPVIMPKVVSEREPYRITTLHPRTYNEARTIGEHFREGTPVIMNLTEMDDTDAKRLVDFAAGLVFGLHGSIERVTQKVFLLSPANVDVTAEDKARIAEGGFFNQS, from the coding sequence ATGGCCGGCGCGATGCGCAAGATGGCGGTCTACCTCGGCCTCGTGGAGGACGATGGGTACGACGGCAGGGGGTTCGACCCCGACGACGAGTTCGAGCCCGAGCTTGACCCGGAACCCGATCGCGGGCGGCGGCAGCAGCATCAAGTGCAGCCCGAAACACGCCCGGAACGGGACGAACCCGTCCGTGCCGTGACGCCTCCGGCGCAACGTGAACCGGCCCCGCTCACCGCGGAAAGCGGACGACCCGCGCGAATTGCCCCCGTGGCATCCATCACACCCGACCGTCCGAATCTGGAGAAGAACGCACCGGTGATCATGCCCAAGGTTGTGTCCGAGCGGGAGCCCTACCGCATCACCACACTTCACCCGCGGACGTACAACGAAGCCCGTACCATCGGGGAACACTTCCGTGAGGGCACTCCGGTGATCATGAATCTCACAGAGATGGATGACACCGATGCGAAGCGACTTGTCGACTTTGCGGCCGGTTTGGTGTTTGGTCTTCACGGCAGCATCGAGCGGGTGACGCAGAAGGTGTTCCTGTTGTCGCCTGCTAACGTCGATGTCACGGCGGAGGACAAGGCCCGTATCGCAGAGGGCGGGTTCTTCAACCAGAGCTGA
- a CDS encoding YggT family protein, translating into MSVFGQVIYIALYCFLIVLIFRLVMDYVFQFARSWQPGKAMVVVLEAAYTVTDPPLKLLRRVIPPLRLGGVALDLSFFVLMIIVYILITVVRTVLLV; encoded by the coding sequence ATGAGTGTGTTTGGTCAGGTGATCTACATCGCGCTGTACTGCTTCCTGATCGTGTTGATCTTCCGCCTGGTGATGGACTATGTGTTCCAATTCGCCCGTTCATGGCAACCCGGCAAGGCGATGGTGGTCGTTCTGGAGGCCGCCTACACTGTCACTGATCCGCCACTCAAGCTTCTGCGGCGGGTCATTCCGCCGCTGCGTCTCGGGGGCGTGGCGCTCGACCTGTCCTTCTTCGTATTGATGATCATCGTGTACATCCTGATCACCGTCGTGAGGACGGTGTTGTTGGTGTGA
- a CDS encoding DivIVA domain-containing protein: protein MPLTPEDVRNKQFTTVRLREGYDEDEVDAFLDEVEAELTRLLRENEDLRAKLAAATRAAAQNQQQQGLRKGPDQQQEQQQRPGAPVPAAISGPQPVPPQQQGMGGPPQLPGGAPQLPPGPGGHGPGPQGPHGPGPMGPGGPMGGPMGGPGGPQQLQQGGQQGGPGGDSAARVLSLAQQTADQAIAEARSEANKIVGEARSRAEGLERDARAKADALERDAQEKHRVAMGSLESARATLERKVEDLRGFEREYRTRLKSYLESQLRQLENQADDSLAPPRTPAAASLPPSPSMASAGAGTMGGNHTMGGGQSMSGNHSMAGPSSNGPSYGGQQQMSPAMTQPMAPVRPQGPSPMQQTPSPMRGFLIDEDDN from the coding sequence ATGCCGTTGACCCCCGAGGACGTGCGGAACAAGCAGTTCACGACCGTCCGCCTCCGAGAAGGCTATGACGAGGACGAGGTCGATGCCTTCCTCGATGAGGTCGAAGCCGAACTGACCCGGCTCCTGCGGGAGAACGAGGACCTGCGCGCCAAGCTGGCCGCTGCCACCCGCGCCGCGGCGCAGAACCAGCAGCAGCAGGGCCTGCGCAAGGGACCGGACCAGCAGCAGGAGCAGCAGCAGCGTCCCGGGGCTCCCGTGCCCGCCGCCATATCCGGTCCGCAGCCGGTCCCGCCGCAGCAGCAGGGGATGGGTGGCCCGCCCCAACTGCCCGGTGGTGCACCGCAGCTGCCCCCAGGTCCCGGTGGCCACGGTCCCGGTCCGCAGGGCCCGCACGGCCCCGGTCCGATGGGCCCCGGCGGTCCGATGGGTGGCCCGATGGGCGGCCCCGGCGGACCCCAGCAGCTGCAGCAGGGCGGCCAGCAGGGCGGCCCCGGTGGCGACAGCGCCGCGCGCGTGCTGTCGCTGGCGCAGCAGACCGCTGACCAGGCGATCGCGGAGGCCCGTTCCGAGGCCAACAAGATCGTCGGCGAGGCCCGCAGCCGTGCCGAGGGTCTGGAGCGGGACGCCCGCGCCAAGGCCGACGCGCTGGAGCGGGACGCGCAGGAGAAGCACCGCGTGGCGATGGGCTCGCTGGAGTCGGCCCGCGCGACGCTGGAGCGCAAGGTCGAGGACCTGCGCGGCTTCGAGCGCGAGTACCGCACGCGGCTGAAGTCCTACCTGGAGAGCCAGCTGCGTCAGCTGGAGAACCAGGCGGACGACTCGCTGGCCCCGCCGCGGACCCCGGCGGCCGCTTCGCTGCCGCCGTCCCCGTCGATGGCGTCGGCCGGTGCCGGCACCATGGGCGGTAACCACACCATGGGTGGCGGCCAGTCGATGAGCGGCAACCACTCCATGGCCGGTCCGTCCAGCAACGGCCCGTCGTACGGCGGTCAGCAGCAGATGTCGCCGGCGATGACGCAGCCGATGGCTCCGGTGCGGCCGCAGGGTCCGTCGCCGATGCAGCAGACGCCGTCGCCGATGCGTGGCTTCCTGATCGACGAGGACGACAACTGA